A section of the Salvelinus alpinus chromosome 36, SLU_Salpinus.1, whole genome shotgun sequence genome encodes:
- the LOC139565551 gene encoding pyruvate dehydrogenase (acetyl-transferring) kinase isozyme 2, mitochondrial-like isoform X1, giving the protein MKFVRFLMKNAALANVPKHIDHFSKFSPSPLSMKQFLDFGSTNACEKTSFAFLRQELPVRLSNIMKELNLLPDRLLTTPSVQLVQRWYIQSLMEILDFLDKSPDDHSVLESFVESLETIRNRHNDVVPTMAQGVIEYKDAFGQDPVTSQNIQYFLDRFYMSRISIRMLINQHTLVFDGNTNPAHPNTIGCIDSLCDVTEVIRDAFESAKMLCEQYYLGAPELELREMNSNNVRDPIQISYIPSHLYHMLFELFKNAMRATIETNDVGNNLPPIRVMVALGGEDLSIKVMDKGGGVPLRKIETLFSYMYSTAPRPDFGDNHRAPLAGFGYGLPISRLYARYFQGDLQLYSMEGHGTDAVIHMKALSTDSVERLPVFNKTALKHYKVNLEADDWCVPSKEPLDLAIYRVAK; this is encoded by the exons ATGAAGTTTGTCAGATTCCTGATGAAGAACGCTGCTTTGGCCAACGTGCCAAAGCATATTGACCATTTCTCAAAATTCTCACCATCACCTTTGTCTATGAAGCAATTCTTGGATTTCG GTTCTACAAATGCCTGCGAGAAGACGTCCTTCGCCTTCCTTAGACAAGAACTTCCCGTCCGGTTGTCCAACATCATGAAAGAGCTCAACCTCTTGCCGGACCGCTTGTTGACCACACCATCGGTGCAGCTAGTACAACGCTG gTACATCCAAAGCCTTATGGAGATCTTGGACTTCCTTGACAAGAGCCCAGACGACCACAGTGTTTTGGAGTC gtTTGTTGAGTCCCTGGAGACCATTAGGAACAGGCACAATGATGTGGTGCCCACTATGGCGCAGGGCGTCATCGAGTACAAAGACGCCTTCGGCCAGGACCCGGTCACTAGCCAGAACATCCAGTACTTCCTGGACCGATTCTACATGAGCCGTATCTCCATCCGCATGCTCATCAACCAGCACA CACTTGTTTTCGACGGGAACACCAACCCAGCCCATCCCAACACCATCGGGTGCATTGACTCCCTGTGTGATGTCACTGAAGTGATTCGAG atgCGTTTGAGAGTGCCAAGATGCTCTGTGAGCAGTACTACCTCGGGGCCCCTGAGCTGGAGCTAAGGGAGATGAACT CCAACAATGTCAGAGATCCAATCCAGATCTCTTATATCCCCTCCCATCTCTACCACATGCTGTTTGAGCTCTTCAAG AATGCCATGAGAGCTACAATTGAGACCAATGACGTCGGCAACAACCTCCCACCCATCAGAGTCATGGTGGCCCTTGGCGGAGAGGATCTGTCAATCAAG gTGATGGATAAGGGCGGTGGTGTCCCCTTAAGAAAGATTGAGACTCTCTTCAGCTACATGTACTCCACAGCTCCCAGACCCGACTTCGGGGACAATCACCGGGCCCCACTG GCTGGTTTTGGCTATGGGCTTCCCATTTCACGCCTCTATGCGCGTTACTTCCAGGGAGACCTACAGTTATACTCAATGGAGGGTCATGGTACCGACGCTGTCATTCACATGAAG GCATTGTCCACAGATTCAGTGGAGAGGCTTCCTGTGTTCAACAAGACAGCTCTGAAACACTACAAAGTCAACTTGGAGGCAGATGACTGGTGTGTTCCCAGTAAAGAACCACTGGACCTGGCCATATACAGAGTCGCCAAGTGA
- the LOC139565551 gene encoding pyruvate dehydrogenase (acetyl-transferring) kinase isozyme 2, mitochondrial-like isoform X2: MKFVRFLMKNAALANVPKHIDHFSKFSPSPLSMKQFLDFGSTNACEKTSFAFLRQELPVRLSNIMKELNLLPDRLLTTPSVQLVQRWYIQSLMEILDFLDKSPDDHSVLESFVESLETIRNRHNDVVPTMAQGVIEYKDAFGQDPVTSQNIQYFLDRFYMSRISIRMLINQHNAFESAKMLCEQYYLGAPELELREMNSNNVRDPIQISYIPSHLYHMLFELFKNAMRATIETNDVGNNLPPIRVMVALGGEDLSIKVMDKGGGVPLRKIETLFSYMYSTAPRPDFGDNHRAPLAGFGYGLPISRLYARYFQGDLQLYSMEGHGTDAVIHMKALSTDSVERLPVFNKTALKHYKVNLEADDWCVPSKEPLDLAIYRVAK; encoded by the exons ATGAAGTTTGTCAGATTCCTGATGAAGAACGCTGCTTTGGCCAACGTGCCAAAGCATATTGACCATTTCTCAAAATTCTCACCATCACCTTTGTCTATGAAGCAATTCTTGGATTTCG GTTCTACAAATGCCTGCGAGAAGACGTCCTTCGCCTTCCTTAGACAAGAACTTCCCGTCCGGTTGTCCAACATCATGAAAGAGCTCAACCTCTTGCCGGACCGCTTGTTGACCACACCATCGGTGCAGCTAGTACAACGCTG gTACATCCAAAGCCTTATGGAGATCTTGGACTTCCTTGACAAGAGCCCAGACGACCACAGTGTTTTGGAGTC gtTTGTTGAGTCCCTGGAGACCATTAGGAACAGGCACAATGATGTGGTGCCCACTATGGCGCAGGGCGTCATCGAGTACAAAGACGCCTTCGGCCAGGACCCGGTCACTAGCCAGAACATCCAGTACTTCCTGGACCGATTCTACATGAGCCGTATCTCCATCCGCATGCTCATCAACCAGCACA atgCGTTTGAGAGTGCCAAGATGCTCTGTGAGCAGTACTACCTCGGGGCCCCTGAGCTGGAGCTAAGGGAGATGAACT CCAACAATGTCAGAGATCCAATCCAGATCTCTTATATCCCCTCCCATCTCTACCACATGCTGTTTGAGCTCTTCAAG AATGCCATGAGAGCTACAATTGAGACCAATGACGTCGGCAACAACCTCCCACCCATCAGAGTCATGGTGGCCCTTGGCGGAGAGGATCTGTCAATCAAG gTGATGGATAAGGGCGGTGGTGTCCCCTTAAGAAAGATTGAGACTCTCTTCAGCTACATGTACTCCACAGCTCCCAGACCCGACTTCGGGGACAATCACCGGGCCCCACTG GCTGGTTTTGGCTATGGGCTTCCCATTTCACGCCTCTATGCGCGTTACTTCCAGGGAGACCTACAGTTATACTCAATGGAGGGTCATGGTACCGACGCTGTCATTCACATGAAG GCATTGTCCACAGATTCAGTGGAGAGGCTTCCTGTGTTCAACAAGACAGCTCTGAAACACTACAAAGTCAACTTGGAGGCAGATGACTGGTGTGTTCCCAGTAAAGAACCACTGGACCTGGCCATATACAGAGTCGCCAAGTGA